A genome region from Pseudanabaena sp. Chao 1811 includes the following:
- the ureG gene encoding urease accessory protein UreG, protein MSPFRVGVAGPVGSGKTALVDSLCKSMRSHFQIAVVTNDIYTQEDAQFLVRSEALDRDRIVGVETGGCPHTAIREDASMNLAAIEQLELRFTDLDLIFVESGGDNLASTFSPELVDLTLYVIDVAAGDKIPRKGGPGITKSDLLVINKIDLAPYVGADLGVMERDALKMRGDKPFVFSNLKNQEGLEHITDFIIKKM, encoded by the coding sequence ATGTCACCATTTCGTGTTGGCGTTGCTGGTCCCGTCGGTTCTGGAAAAACTGCCCTTGTCGATTCGCTCTGTAAATCAATGCGATCGCATTTTCAAATTGCTGTCGTGACCAATGATATTTATACTCAAGAGGATGCTCAGTTCCTAGTACGGAGTGAAGCTCTAGACCGAGATCGCATTGTTGGTGTAGAGACAGGAGGTTGTCCCCATACCGCGATTCGCGAAGATGCCTCCATGAATTTAGCGGCGATCGAGCAATTAGAACTTCGCTTTACTGATTTAGATTTAATCTTTGTCGAAAGTGGTGGTGATAATCTGGCTTCCACCTTCAGTCCTGAATTGGTTGATTTGACACTCTACGTGATTGATGTTGCCGCAGGTGACAAAATTCCACGCAAGGGGGGACCAGGAATCACTAAATCTGATTTATTGGTAATTAATAAAATTGATTTAGCTCCTTACGTTGGTGCAGATCTCGGAGTAATGGAAAGGGATGCACTGAAAATGCGTGGCGACAAACCTTTTGTCTTCAGCAACCTTAAGAATCAGGAAGGTTTAGAACATATAACTGATTTCATTATTAAAAAGATGTAA
- a CDS encoding AAA family ATPase → MIRDISIQNFRCFENTSISGFKTVNLITGKNNAGKTALLEALLLGGSPYPETLASLKGYRHESEELDKTLPERAWDYLFYNQDKSKIITIETNTKNISDQTNSLFIKIDDNKLIESNKLIDTNKYIDFPSTKSSNLQIESVINKDTFKGKLIANKEGILGTWFKPLGKDNIPFIPSSFVFSQQQIADEYDKARLSYREKEVLNGLRIVDSSIDLIEYFGIGSPMLYLTRNNEKRLPLPLFGDAINRITVIILSIVNNNSNILLIDEIENGIHYTNQANLWRVLFHLAKEFNVRIFATTHSLEMLTAFAKVGLESEFSDLAAHFEMARSVKTGQIIGIKRDMETLEYSLSHDRRVRGE, encoded by the coding sequence ATGATTAGAGATATCTCAATCCAAAATTTCAGATGCTTTGAAAATACCTCTATCTCTGGTTTTAAAACCGTAAATCTCATCACTGGCAAAAATAACGCAGGTAAAACAGCACTTCTAGAAGCTTTACTTTTGGGCGGCTCTCCATACCCAGAGACACTAGCATCTCTTAAGGGTTATCGTCATGAATCTGAAGAGTTGGACAAAACCTTACCTGAAAGAGCTTGGGATTATTTGTTTTATAACCAAGACAAATCGAAGATAATTACTATTGAGACTAATACTAAAAATATTAGCGATCAGACTAATAGCCTTTTTATCAAAATTGATGATAATAAGTTAATAGAATCAAACAAATTAATTGATACTAATAAATATATAGATTTCCCATCTACTAAATCGTCTAATCTACAAATAGAATCTGTTATCAACAAAGACACATTTAAAGGCAAATTGATAGCTAATAAAGAAGGTATTCTAGGCACTTGGTTTAAGCCTTTAGGGAAGGATAATATACCGTTCATACCATCTAGTTTTGTATTTTCTCAACAGCAAATTGCAGATGAATATGATAAAGCTAGGCTTAGCTATAGAGAAAAAGAAGTGTTGAATGGATTGAGGATTGTTGATTCATCTATAGATTTAATTGAGTATTTTGGCATAGGAAGTCCTATGCTTTATTTAACCCGCAATAATGAAAAAAGATTACCTTTACCTTTATTTGGAGATGCTATTAATAGGATTACTGTTATTATTCTTTCGATAGTTAATAACAATAGCAATATATTGCTCATAGACGAAATAGAAAATGGGATTCACTATACTAATCAAGCTAATTTATGGAGAGTATTATTTCACTTAGCCAAAGAATTTAATGTGCGAATATTTGCTACTACTCATAGTTTGGAAATGCTTACAGCATTTGCTAAAGTTGGATTAGAAAGTGAATTTAGTGATTTGGCGGCACATTTTGAGATGGCTAGAAGTGTCAAAACTGGTCAGATAATTGGCATTAAACGCGATATGGAAACCTTAGAATATAGCTTGTCTCATGATAGGAGAGTTAGAGGTGAGTAA
- the urtC gene encoding urea ABC transporter permease subunit UrtC has translation MSTTEDISTISTPSTSKNSSNNKWRSLGIEIGVGLVIALLLIFVIPAIFTATGQAFRITMLGRFLALAIVALGIDLIWGYTGLLSLGHGVFFGLGGYALAMHLKLQFPPDATDKLPSFMPLYGITKLPALWEPFFSFEFTLLAIVLIPAIVGAILGYLVFRNRIRGVYFSILTQATTIIFFNFFNGQQQYINGTNGLTDFKTLFGYDINAPETQRVFYILTVVFLGLSYALCRWLTTGRFGRLLIALRDDENRARFSGYDPTGFKVLVFAISAVLAGIGGALFTPQTGIISPKAMDIGLSIEMVIWVAVGGRATLIGALIGAILVNFAKSILSEQFPEIWLFFQGAMFLIVVMVLPDGLVGWFRTTGVLLFKRVFGIRPKVTYPSLELDPEVQNERQNLRD, from the coding sequence ATGAGTACGACAGAAGATATTTCTACGATTTCGACTCCATCTACATCGAAAAATTCATCAAACAACAAGTGGCGATCGCTTGGAATTGAAATTGGTGTCGGTTTAGTGATCGCTCTATTATTGATTTTTGTAATTCCTGCAATTTTTACCGCCACAGGTCAAGCCTTTCGGATCACGATGCTAGGTCGATTTTTGGCTTTAGCGATCGTGGCTCTAGGAATTGACTTGATCTGGGGCTATACAGGGCTTTTGAGCTTAGGACATGGCGTATTCTTTGGATTGGGTGGTTATGCCCTCGCTATGCACTTAAAGCTGCAATTTCCTCCTGACGCAACCGATAAGTTACCTTCCTTCATGCCCCTCTACGGCATTACCAAACTACCTGCATTGTGGGAACCGTTTTTCTCCTTTGAATTTACGCTTTTAGCGATCGTCTTAATACCAGCGATAGTCGGCGCAATCTTAGGATATCTCGTATTTAGAAACCGTATTCGTGGCGTATATTTCTCAATTCTGACCCAAGCAACCACGATTATTTTCTTCAACTTCTTCAACGGTCAGCAGCAGTATATCAATGGGACAAATGGACTCACTGATTTCAAAACCCTATTTGGTTATGATATCAACGCTCCTGAAACCCAACGAGTTTTCTATATTCTCACCGTTGTCTTTCTCGGTCTATCCTATGCGCTTTGCCGTTGGCTCACCACTGGTAGATTTGGCAGATTACTAATAGCTCTAAGGGATGACGAAAATCGGGCAAGATTTTCAGGCTACGATCCCACAGGTTTTAAAGTTCTCGTCTTTGCCATATCCGCAGTTTTAGCTGGTATTGGCGGCGCATTATTTACTCCCCAAACAGGCATCATTTCACCCAAAGCTATGGATATTGGCTTATCGATTGAAATGGTGATTTGGGTCGCGGTCGGCGGTAGAGCAACGCTCATTGGCGCATTAATCGGCGCTATCCTCGTAAACTTTGCCAAGAGTATCCTCAGTGAACAGTTTCCTGAAATTTGGTTGTTCTTTCAGGGGGCAATGTTCTTGATTGTGGTGATGGTGCTGCCTGATGGCTTAGTCGGTTGGTTCCGCACAACTGGTGTATTGCTATTTAAGAGAGTCTTTGGTATTAGACCGAAGGTTACATATCCCAGTCTTGAATTAGATCCAGAGGTACAAAATGAGCGGCAGAATCTTAGAGATTGA
- the crtE gene encoding geranylgeranyl diphosphate synthase CrtE, which yields MPSQTVAFNLDKYLRDLKQEVEAALDASIAVTYPEKIYESMRYSLMAGGKRLRPILCLAACELLGGDRAWAMPTACAMEMVHTMSLIHDDLPSMDNDDFRRGKPTNHKVYGDDIAILAGDALLAYAFEFIAAQTKNVPAERVLKAIAHLGHAVAATGLVGGQVVDLECEGKQDVTADTLTFIHLHKTAALLESCVICGALLAGANDTDIKRLSTYSNNIGLAFQIIDDILDITATSEELGKTAGKDLAAQKVTYPSLWGIEVSQQKAQELVEQAKAQLVSYGDAALPLMALADYITARKN from the coding sequence ATGCCATCACAAACCGTCGCATTCAATTTAGATAAGTATTTACGCGATCTCAAGCAGGAGGTTGAGGCAGCCCTTGATGCTTCGATCGCTGTTACCTATCCCGAAAAAATTTATGAATCCATGCGCTACTCGCTGATGGCTGGTGGCAAGCGTTTACGCCCAATCCTCTGTCTTGCCGCCTGTGAATTGCTCGGTGGCGATCGCGCTTGGGCAATGCCCACAGCCTGCGCGATGGAAATGGTACATACTATGTCTTTAATCCATGACGATTTACCATCGATGGACAATGACGATTTTCGACGCGGCAAACCAACCAATCACAAGGTTTATGGTGATGATATTGCAATTTTGGCGGGGGATGCCTTACTTGCCTATGCCTTTGAATTTATCGCTGCTCAAACCAAAAACGTACCTGCGGAGAGGGTTTTAAAAGCGATCGCCCATCTCGGTCATGCTGTGGCGGCGACGGGTTTGGTTGGTGGTCAGGTAGTTGACTTAGAATGTGAGGGTAAGCAGGATGTGACTGCGGACACACTCACCTTTATTCATTTACATAAAACGGCGGCTCTATTAGAGTCCTGCGTCATCTGTGGAGCATTGCTAGCAGGTGCAAATGATACCGACATTAAGCGTTTATCCACTTATTCTAATAATATCGGTTTAGCTTTTCAGATCATTGATGACATCTTAGATATCACTGCTACTTCTGAAGAGCTTGGAAAAACTGCTGGTAAAGATCTCGCTGCTCAAAAGGTTACTTACCCTAGCCTATGGGGAATTGAGGTTTCTCAGCAAAAAGCTCAGGAATTGGTAGAACAAGCAAAAGCTCAACTGGTAAGTTATGGTGATGCGGCTTTACCTCTTATGGCACTTGCTGATTACATCACTGCTCGGAAAAACTAG
- the urtA gene encoding urea ABC transporter substrate-binding protein, whose translation MSKKINRRKFIVYGSAALGVSGLIKACTPSTPTPTATTGATTTATTAASPTAATTAAKGGTIKVGILHSLSGTMAISEKSLVDATQLAIEEINKKGGVLGKQIEAIVEDGNSDWPTFAEKAKKLIDQDKVVVVFGCWTSASRKAVLPVFESKDHLLFYPVQYEGQECSKNIFYTGAAPNQQIEPSVEWLLKNKGKEFFLVGSDYVFPRTANTIIKAQLEALGGKVVGEDYLPLGNSEVTPIITKIKQALPNGGVIYNSLNGDSNVAFFKQMQGAGLTADKYPSMSVSIAEEEVKAIGPEFLKGHYAAWNYFMTVDNPVNKKFVEAFKAKYGADRVTNDPMEAGYIAVNIWKQAVEKAGKADDLEAVRMAALGQTFDAPEGKVTMENSHHLSKFVRIGEVTPDGQFKVVYETKTAVPPLPWNQFVAETKGFACDYSDKAKGGKFKKA comes from the coding sequence ATGAGCAAGAAAATTAATCGTCGTAAGTTTATTGTCTATGGATCTGCGGCGCTTGGAGTTAGTGGTTTAATTAAAGCCTGTACCCCATCTACACCTACACCAACGGCAACTACAGGAGCAACCACAACCGCAACTACAGCCGCTTCCCCAACTGCAGCAACTACAGCCGCCAAAGGTGGCACTATCAAGGTTGGTATCTTGCACTCCCTAAGTGGAACAATGGCGATCAGCGAAAAGAGTCTAGTTGATGCAACCCAACTTGCGATCGAAGAAATTAATAAGAAGGGCGGTGTGCTTGGCAAGCAAATCGAAGCGATCGTGGAAGATGGTAACTCTGACTGGCCAACATTTGCAGAAAAAGCCAAGAAATTAATTGACCAAGATAAGGTTGTGGTCGTGTTTGGTTGCTGGACTTCTGCTAGCCGTAAAGCAGTACTTCCTGTATTTGAATCCAAGGATCACTTACTCTTCTATCCTGTTCAGTACGAAGGTCAAGAATGCTCGAAGAACATCTTCTACACTGGCGCTGCACCGAACCAACAGATTGAGCCTTCCGTAGAATGGTTGCTCAAGAACAAGGGCAAAGAGTTCTTCCTCGTCGGTTCTGACTATGTATTCCCTCGTACCGCGAATACAATTATCAAGGCTCAGCTTGAAGCTTTGGGCGGTAAGGTCGTTGGCGAAGACTATCTACCCTTGGGCAACTCTGAAGTTACCCCAATTATCACCAAGATTAAGCAAGCACTTCCTAATGGCGGCGTAATCTACAACTCCCTCAACGGTGATAGTAACGTTGCGTTCTTCAAACAAATGCAAGGTGCTGGTCTCACGGCTGATAAGTATCCTTCCATGTCTGTAAGTATCGCTGAAGAAGAAGTTAAAGCGATCGGACCTGAATTCCTCAAGGGTCACTATGCAGCATGGAACTACTTCATGACCGTTGACAATCCCGTTAACAAGAAGTTTGTCGAAGCTTTCAAGGCGAAGTATGGCGCAGATCGTGTAACCAATGACCCAATGGAAGCTGGATACATTGCCGTCAACATTTGGAAGCAAGCTGTTGAGAAGGCTGGTAAGGCAGATGATCTTGAAGCCGTAAGAATGGCTGCACTCGGTCAAACCTTCGATGCTCCTGAAGGCAAGGTAACGATGGAAAATAGCCATCACTTGTCTAAGTTTGTCCGTATTGGTGAAGTTACACCTGATGGACAATTCAAGGTGGTCTATGAAACTAAGACCGCAGTTCCCCCACTACCTTGGAACCAATTCGTAGCTGAGACTAAGGGCTTTGCTTGCGACTACTCCGATAAGGCAAAGGGTGGCAAATTCAAGAAGGCTTAG
- a CDS encoding divergent PAP2 family protein — MNIHPVGEILDNQVLLIALCSSLTAQLLKLFIELAQFGKIRPKVIFETGGMPSSHSALVSALATGIGRTQGWDTPQFAIATVFAFIVMYDAAGIRRAAGKQAKVLNQIMVEVFEEEHDPLKELLGHTPAQVVAGSLLGILLMWVFL; from the coding sequence ATGAACATACATCCTGTTGGCGAAATCCTCGATAACCAAGTTCTGCTAATTGCTTTATGTTCTAGCCTAACTGCTCAACTTCTCAAGTTATTTATTGAGCTAGCGCAGTTTGGAAAAATCAGACCCAAGGTGATCTTTGAAACAGGGGGAATGCCTAGTTCGCATTCTGCTTTAGTTTCGGCACTTGCTACAGGGATCGGTCGTACTCAAGGATGGGATACACCACAGTTTGCGATCGCCACAGTTTTCGCATTTATCGTGATGTACGATGCCGCAGGTATTCGCCGCGCCGCAGGTAAGCAAGCAAAGGTTCTCAATCAGATCATGGTGGAAGTATTCGAGGAAGAGCATGATCCACTTAAGGAGTTATTAGGTCATACTCCTGCCCAAGTTGTTGCGGGTTCGCTCTTAGGTATTTTATTAATGTGGGTTTTCCTATAG
- a CDS encoding ABC transporter permease subunit yields the protein MNENLLRLLEGVFNGISTGSVLLLAALGLAIVFGLMGVINMAHGELMMLGAYTTFVVQNGFKKLGEPWTDFYVFAALIAAFLVTAGIGFLLEKGVIRYLYGRPLETLLATWGVSLILQQFVRSVNWVIIAAILVFSLLYFGAVWILQKRPNWEAIRNWAIAILLPLSLAISGAVAVFLGQTYKMAVTQPWFGAQNVDVTAPKWLRGGIAIGSLQLPYVRLFIIVLTIACVVGIYLFLEKSPWGLRIRAVTQNRQMSSCLGIPTKTVDALTFSLGSGLAGIAGCAVSFLGSVGPNTGQNYIVDTFMVVVVGGVGKLIGSIAAAMAIGITSYLFGSQTFVTLFGAQSPVAGFFTFFGTTSMAKVLLFLMIVAFLQYKPAGMFPQKGRSVEL from the coding sequence ATGAATGAAAATCTTCTCCGACTTCTCGAGGGAGTATTTAATGGTATCAGTACGGGTTCGGTACTATTATTGGCAGCATTAGGACTGGCGATCGTCTTTGGCTTAATGGGCGTAATTAATATGGCTCACGGCGAATTGATGATGCTGGGTGCATATACAACCTTTGTGGTGCAGAATGGCTTCAAAAAGTTGGGAGAACCTTGGACAGACTTTTATGTTTTTGCAGCCCTGATTGCCGCTTTTTTGGTGACCGCAGGGATCGGATTTCTCTTGGAAAAGGGAGTAATTCGTTATCTCTATGGGCGGCCATTAGAAACACTTTTGGCAACTTGGGGCGTGAGCTTGATTTTGCAGCAATTTGTTCGCAGTGTGAATTGGGTGATTATTGCCGCCATCTTGGTGTTTAGCCTGTTGTATTTTGGGGCAGTTTGGATTTTACAAAAAAGACCAAATTGGGAAGCGATTCGGAATTGGGCGATCGCGATTCTCTTGCCCCTATCCCTCGCAATTTCAGGAGCCGTGGCAGTATTTCTAGGACAGACTTACAAAATGGCGGTCACTCAACCTTGGTTTGGCGCTCAGAATGTGGACGTAACAGCGCCTAAGTGGTTAAGAGGTGGGATTGCGATCGGGTCATTGCAATTACCCTATGTCCGCCTATTCATCATTGTTTTAACGATCGCCTGTGTAGTCGGCATTTACTTATTTCTGGAAAAATCGCCTTGGGGCTTACGTATTCGTGCCGTTACCCAAAACCGCCAAATGAGTTCTTGTTTAGGTATTCCTACGAAAACTGTGGACGCTTTAACTTTTTCTCTTGGCTCAGGATTGGCGGGGATCGCAGGATGTGCGGTGAGCTTCCTTGGTTCGGTAGGTCCCAATACAGGACAGAACTACATTGTCGATACCTTTATGGTGGTGGTCGTTGGTGGTGTCGGTAAGTTGATTGGTAGTATCGCCGCCGCAATGGCGATCGGGATTACGAGTTATCTTTTCGGTTCCCAAACCTTTGTTACTTTATTTGGCGCACAAAGTCCCGTTGCAGGATTTTTCACTTTCTTTGGCACTACAAGTATGGCGAAAGTATTGCTGTTCCTGATGATTGTTGCTTTCTTGCAATATAAGCCTGCGGGAATGTTTCCTCAAAAAGGTCGTTCAGTGGAGTTGTAA
- the urtD gene encoding urea ABC transporter ATP-binding protein UrtD, giving the protein MSGRILEIENVTVSFDGFKAINNLNFEMEQGELRVIIGPNGAGKTTFLDVITGKVKPTEGQVRFKGRNTRSLSEHKIARMGVGRKFQTPRVYLNLTPRENLELASNPNKNVFSTLFKPPSVVEKQKVNDLLKVIGLMPKSEMKAEFLSHGEKQWLEIGMLIAQSPDLLLVDEPVAGLTDEETEKTGELLMSLAESHSIIVIEHDMEFVRQIARKVTVLHQGSVLCEGNFEEVQNDPRVIEVYLGHQEEEE; this is encoded by the coding sequence ATGAGCGGCAGAATCTTAGAGATTGAAAATGTTACGGTAAGCTTCGATGGGTTTAAGGCAATTAATAACTTAAACTTTGAGATGGAGCAGGGTGAATTACGAGTAATTATTGGTCCCAACGGTGCGGGTAAAACCACATTCTTAGATGTAATTACGGGTAAAGTGAAGCCTACCGAAGGTCAAGTTAGATTTAAAGGTAGAAATACGCGATCGCTATCTGAGCATAAAATTGCCAGAATGGGTGTAGGTCGTAAGTTCCAAACTCCTCGTGTATATCTCAATCTCACTCCTAGAGAAAACTTAGAGTTAGCAAGCAATCCCAATAAGAATGTTTTCTCTACTTTATTTAAGCCACCATCGGTAGTCGAAAAGCAGAAAGTGAATGACTTGTTAAAGGTCATTGGACTGATGCCCAAGTCGGAAATGAAAGCCGAGTTTCTATCCCATGGCGAAAAGCAGTGGCTAGAAATTGGGATGTTAATTGCTCAATCTCCTGATCTGTTGCTAGTGGATGAACCTGTTGCAGGCTTAACTGATGAGGAAACCGAAAAAACTGGCGAACTGCTCATGTCTTTAGCAGAATCCCATTCCATTATCGTGATCGAGCATGATATGGAATTTGTGCGCCAGATTGCTCGTAAAGTCACGGTTTTGCATCAAGGTAGCGTTCTTTGTGAAGGCAATTTTGAAGAAGTCCAAAACGATCCACGAGTCATTGAAGTTTATTTGGGACATCAGGAAGAGGAAGAATAA
- the folD gene encoding bifunctional methylenetetrahydrofolate dehydrogenase/methenyltetrahydrofolate cyclohydrolase FolD produces the protein MAVIIDGKALAKKMQSAIAEEVAQLQTQYGRPPGLAVLMVGDNPASAAYVKNKETACHKAGIASFGKHFPASVTQQELEQVIDELNADDRVDGILIQLPLPDKFDAIALLNRLDPDKDADGLHPNNLGKLARGEAGLRSCTPAGVMELLAEAKIDIAGKNAVVIGRSILVGKPVALMLLEENATVTIAHSRTKNLAEITRKADILIAAIGRPEFVTAEMVKPEAVVIDVGINRITDYEGKSRLVGDVDYASVSEVASHITPVPRGVGPMTVTMLLHNTVWSYKQKFAKP, from the coding sequence ATGGCAGTAATTATTGACGGCAAGGCACTTGCTAAGAAAATGCAAAGCGCGATCGCAGAGGAGGTCGCACAATTACAAACCCAGTATGGTCGTCCTCCGGGGCTAGCCGTGCTAATGGTTGGCGATAATCCTGCCAGTGCCGCCTATGTCAAAAACAAAGAAACTGCCTGTCACAAAGCGGGGATCGCATCTTTTGGCAAGCATTTTCCTGCAAGCGTTACCCAACAAGAATTAGAGCAAGTAATTGATGAACTCAATGCCGATGATCGCGTGGATGGCATTTTGATTCAATTACCTTTGCCCGACAAATTTGATGCGATCGCCCTGTTAAATCGCCTCGATCCTGATAAAGATGCCGATGGCTTACACCCCAATAATTTAGGTAAACTAGCGCGAGGTGAAGCAGGCTTACGGAGTTGCACACCTGCGGGAGTGATGGAGCTTTTAGCCGAAGCCAAAATTGATATTGCTGGGAAAAATGCCGTAGTGATCGGGCGCAGCATTCTCGTAGGCAAGCCCGTTGCCCTAATGCTGCTCGAAGAAAATGCCACAGTGACGATCGCCCATTCCCGTACCAAGAATCTTGCCGAAATTACCCGCAAAGCTGATATTTTAATTGCAGCGATCGGTAGACCCGAATTTGTAACTGCCGAGATGGTAAAACCTGAAGCTGTGGTAATTGATGTGGGGATTAACCGCATCACCGACTATGAAGGCAAATCCCGCTTAGTTGGCGATGTGGACTATGCCAGCGTCAGTGAAGTTGCCTCCCACATTACCCCTGTTCCGAGGGGAGTTGGTCCAATGACTGTAACCATGCTCCTACACAACACTGTATGGAGCTACAAGCAAAAGTTTGCTAAACCCTAG
- the urtE gene encoding urea ABC transporter ATP-binding subunit UrtE, with protein sequence MEETYDPILRINNLNVYYGESHILRNVDMGVASGKMVCLIGRNGVGKTTLLKTIMGLLKPRQGDVSFFGKDITQLTPDQRARMGVGYVPQGREVMPRMTVRENLLLGLESRPVTPAVRQNLLDMVYELFPVLKSMLNRMGGDLSGGQQQQLAIARALMGQPRLLILDEPTEGIQPSIILEIESAVKHIVATTGISILLVEQHLHFVRQADWYYAMQKGGIVASGKTSELSNEVIQKFLAV encoded by the coding sequence ATGGAAGAAACTTACGATCCGATTTTACGAATCAATAATCTCAATGTTTATTACGGTGAAAGCCATATTCTCCGTAACGTGGATATGGGTGTGGCTTCTGGAAAAATGGTCTGCTTAATTGGACGCAATGGAGTCGGTAAAACTACTCTATTAAAAACAATTATGGGATTGTTGAAGCCTAGACAAGGAGATGTGTCTTTCTTTGGGAAAGATATTACTCAACTCACTCCGGATCAACGCGCCAGAATGGGTGTGGGCTATGTGCCACAGGGGCGTGAAGTGATGCCTCGGATGACCGTGAGAGAAAACCTCCTACTCGGTTTAGAGTCTCGTCCTGTTACGCCTGCGGTGCGCCAAAATCTTTTGGATATGGTGTACGAGCTATTCCCAGTATTGAAATCGATGCTCAATCGGATGGGTGGCGACCTTAGCGGCGGTCAACAACAACAATTAGCGATCGCCCGTGCGTTGATGGGACAGCCCAGATTGTTGATTCTTGATGAACCAACGGAAGGAATTCAGCCATCGATTATTTTAGAGATTGAATCTGCCGTAAAGCATATTGTGGCAACCACAGGGATTTCGATCCTATTAGTGGAGCAGCATTTACATTTTGTGCGCCAAGCAGATTGGTATTACGCCATGCAAAAAGGCGGCATTGTTGCTTCTGGTAAAACTTCAGAACTCAGTAACGAAGTTATTCAGAAATTCTTAGCAGTTTAG
- a CDS encoding urease accessory protein UreF, giving the protein MIINPDALQILRLLQITSPALPVGAYSYSEGIEYLCNSGVIQTEVDLCNWLKREMHFGFITNEAAIALRAHQAMLNNDLVDLNYWNSWLSATRETEEVRLASWQMGQSLMKLWAQLDDQQLWRSQSINQILPTAKDNSEGQGCNYAIAFGIVGASLEIDASNTVLGYMHSWVSNLVSAAVRSVPFGQTTGQQIIFRLNTDILQSSQSALDRLDSELEWCGWGASLASANHETQYSRLFRS; this is encoded by the coding sequence ATGATCATTAATCCCGACGCTTTGCAAATATTGCGGCTCTTGCAAATTACTAGTCCTGCTTTGCCTGTGGGAGCCTACAGCTATTCAGAAGGAATTGAGTACCTTTGCAATTCAGGAGTGATTCAGACTGAGGTGGATCTCTGTAATTGGTTAAAGAGAGAGATGCACTTTGGATTTATCACCAACGAGGCGGCGATCGCTCTCCGCGCCCATCAAGCAATGCTCAACAATGATCTAGTTGACCTTAACTATTGGAATAGTTGGCTTTCAGCAACAAGGGAAACCGAAGAAGTCCGTCTTGCCAGTTGGCAAATGGGGCAGTCATTGATGAAGCTCTGGGCGCAACTTGACGATCAACAATTATGGCGATCGCAATCAATAAATCAGATTTTGCCAACCGCTAAGGATAATTCTGAAGGACAGGGTTGTAACTATGCGATCGCCTTTGGCATTGTCGGGGCGAGTTTAGAAATTGATGCAAGTAACACCGTCCTTGGCTACATGCATAGCTGGGTATCGAATTTAGTGAGCGCGGCTGTGCGATCGGTTCCCTTTGGACAAACCACAGGACAGCAGATTATTTTTCGACTCAATACCGATATTTTGCAAAGTTCACAATCAGCATTAGACCGTCTAGATAGCGAGTTGGAATGGTGCGGCTGGGGGGCAAGTTTAGCCAGTGCCAATCATGAAACACAATATTCACGACTATTTCGCAGCTAA
- the ureE gene encoding urease accessory protein UreE, with protein MHILTQRLSSHAKQLFNAESLLTLSLVAEDRTRSRHRFTTVEGEEVNLQLPRGTVLKEGDFLADEHGQAIAKVVAKPEPVVTVTTHHPLDFLRAAYHLGNRHIALEITESYLRLSPDPVLEDMVRKMGLNIIEEIQPFQPETGAYHHHHDH; from the coding sequence ATGCACATTCTCACACAACGTTTATCTTCCCATGCCAAACAACTATTTAATGCAGAATCTTTACTTACACTATCTCTAGTTGCAGAAGATAGAACTCGTAGCCGTCATCGCTTTACCACAGTAGAAGGAGAAGAGGTAAATTTACAACTTCCTAGAGGAACCGTACTAAAGGAAGGAGATTTTCTTGCCGATGAGCATGGTCAGGCGATCGCTAAAGTTGTCGCTAAGCCAGAACCCGTTGTCACTGTCACCACCCACCATCCTCTTGATTTTCTGCGTGCTGCCTATCACTTAGGAAATCGCCACATAGCCTTAGAAATTACCGAAAGTTATTTGCGCCTATCCCCCGATCCCGTTCTCGAAGATATGGTTCGCAAAATGGGATTGAATATCATTGAAGAAATTCAGCCATTCCAACCTGAAACTGGCGCTTACCATCATCACCATGATCATTAA